In Pseudomonas sp. DNDY-54, a genomic segment contains:
- the orn gene encoding oligoribonuclease, translated as MQNPQNLIWIDLEMTGLDPDSDVIIEMATIVTDSQLNVLAEGPVIAIHQNDETLAGMDEWNTRQHGGSGLTQRVRDSQISTEEAEAQTLAFLEQWVPKGKSPICGNSICQDRRFLYRRMPRLEAYFHYRNLDVSTLKELAARWAPDVLASFKKGGTHLALDDIRESIAELRHYREHFIKF; from the coding sequence ATGCAGAACCCGCAGAATCTCATCTGGATCGATCTGGAAATGACCGGTCTGGATCCTGATAGCGATGTCATCATCGAGATGGCGACCATCGTCACCGACAGTCAGCTCAATGTTCTGGCCGAGGGTCCAGTCATCGCCATCCATCAGAACGACGAAACGCTCGCAGGCATGGACGAGTGGAATACCCGTCAGCATGGCGGTTCCGGATTGACCCAGCGAGTACGCGACAGTCAGATATCTACCGAGGAGGCTGAAGCTCAAACGTTGGCATTCCTCGAGCAGTGGGTGCCTAAGGGGAAGTCACCCATTTGTGGCAACAGTATCTGCCAGGACCGGCGCTTTCTGTACCGCCGAATGCCTCGTCTGGAAGCGTACTTTCATTACCGCAACCTGGATGTCTCGACGCTCAAGGAACTCGCTGCACGCTGGGCGCCAGATGTGTTGGCAAGCTTCAAGAAAGGCGGCACGCATCTGGCGCTGGACGATATTCGCGAGTCGATTGCGGAGCTGCGCCATTACCGTGAGCACTTCATCAAGTTTTAA
- the motA gene encoding flagellar motor stator protein MotA — MAKIIGILVVIGSVLGGFVLSGGKIGALIHPFEVMIIGGAALGGFLQANPGSTIKLVFKKSLQMFSTRFTQKYYLEVLGLLYEILNKSRREGMMAIEADLEEPSASPIFSKYPGILKDERMTAFICDYLRIMSSGNMAPHELEGLFDMEMASIKEELEHPSHAVARVADGLPAMGIVAAVLGIVITMSILADADNAMIGEKVATALVGTFLGILASYGFFGPLAAALEHDAKEELNLYEGIKATLVASASGMPPTLAVEFGRKVLLSAHRPSFSELEQAMRGS, encoded by the coding sequence ATGGCAAAAATTATCGGCATCCTTGTAGTCATCGGCAGCGTGCTCGGCGGTTTCGTGCTGTCCGGCGGCAAGATCGGCGCGCTTATCCACCCGTTCGAAGTCATGATCATCGGCGGCGCGGCACTCGGCGGGTTTCTGCAGGCCAACCCGGGCAGCACCATCAAGTTGGTCTTCAAGAAATCGTTGCAGATGTTCAGCACGCGGTTTACGCAGAAGTACTACCTGGAAGTACTGGGGCTGCTGTATGAAATCCTCAACAAGAGCCGACGCGAGGGCATGATGGCGATCGAGGCGGACCTGGAAGAACCCAGCGCCAGCCCGATATTCAGCAAATACCCAGGGATATTGAAAGACGAGCGAATGACCGCGTTCATTTGTGATTATTTGCGGATCATGTCGTCAGGCAACATGGCTCCCCACGAGTTGGAGGGGCTGTTCGATATGGAAATGGCCAGTATCAAAGAGGAGCTGGAGCATCCCTCGCATGCTGTAGCCCGCGTCGCTGATGGCCTGCCCGCGATGGGGATCGTGGCAGCGGTACTGGGTATCGTGATCACGATGTCGATTCTTGCCGACGCGGACAACGCAATGATCGGCGAGAAGGTCGCCACAGCATTGGTCGGCACCTTCCTTGGCATTCTGGCTTCATACGGCTTCTTCGGGCCGCTGGCGGCTGCGCTCGAGCATGACGCCAAGGAAGAGCTGAACCTTTACGAAGGAATCAAGGCGACCCTGGTGGCTTCTGCTTCCGGCATGCCACCGACCCTGGCGGTGGAATTTGGTCGCAAGGTGCTGCTGTCAGCGCATCGCCCGAGCTTCTCGGAGCTCGAACAAGCCATGCGTGGTAGCTAA
- the asd gene encoding archaetidylserine decarboxylase (Phosphatidylserine decarboxylase is synthesized as a single chain precursor. Generation of the pyruvoyl active site from a Ser is coupled to cleavage of a Gly-Ser bond between the larger (beta) and smaller (alpha chains). It is an integral membrane protein.): MKDRLFVVSQYLLPHHLISRLAGCLAECRLPWVKNTFIKWFVRHFQVDMREAQIEDPTAYEHFNAFFTRALKDGARPLDPTPGAILNPCDGAISQLGRIEQGRIFQAKGHSYSVMELLGGDHERAAPFMGGDFATVYLSPKDYHRVHMPLTGTLREMIYVPGRIFSVNTVTAEGVPELFARNERVVCLFDTERGPMAMVLVGAMIVASIETVWAGLVTPPKRTLKTHRYDEASRAPIQLEKGAEMGRFKLGSTVILLFGPDQVSWAERLTALSPVCMGDSLGQAKSVPPVITPASDSTET, encoded by the coding sequence ATGAAAGATCGCTTGTTCGTAGTCAGTCAGTACCTGCTTCCGCACCACCTGATCTCACGCCTCGCCGGCTGCCTCGCCGAGTGCCGGTTGCCTTGGGTGAAAAACACCTTCATCAAGTGGTTTGTTCGACATTTTCAAGTCGACATGCGCGAAGCACAGATCGAAGACCCAACCGCCTATGAACATTTCAATGCGTTTTTCACTCGCGCACTGAAAGACGGCGCTCGCCCACTGGACCCAACCCCTGGCGCCATTCTCAATCCCTGTGACGGTGCCATCAGTCAGCTCGGCCGGATCGAGCAGGGTCGAATCTTTCAAGCCAAGGGTCACAGCTACAGCGTGATGGAACTGCTAGGCGGTGACCATGAGCGCGCCGCGCCGTTCATGGGCGGCGATTTCGCCACCGTGTACCTGTCGCCCAAGGACTACCATCGCGTACACATGCCACTAACCGGCACCCTGCGCGAGATGATTTACGTACCCGGCCGTATCTTCTCGGTGAACACCGTGACCGCTGAAGGTGTACCGGAGCTGTTCGCCCGTAATGAGCGCGTGGTCTGCCTGTTCGACACCGAGCGCGGACCGATGGCGATGGTGTTGGTCGGCGCGATGATCGTTGCGAGCATCGAGACGGTCTGGGCCGGACTCGTGACGCCACCCAAGCGTACGCTCAAGACTCACCGCTATGACGAAGCCAGTCGCGCCCCGATTCAGCTCGAAAAAGGCGCCGAGATGGGCCGTTTCAAATTGGGATCGACGGTCATTCTGCTGTTCGGGCCGGACCAGGTCAGCTGGGCTGAGCGCCTGACTGCGTTATCACCGGTCTGCATGGGCGACAGCCTGGGCCAGGCCAAGTCCGTGCCGCCCGTTATTACGCCGGCCTCCGATTCGACGGAAACATAG
- a CDS encoding rhodanese-like domain-containing protein, producing MSAFSTLPLVIEPADLALRLDAPELILVDLTSAARYAEGHLPGARFVDPKQTQLSQPPAPGLLPGKPQLEALFSALGHRPDAVYVVYDDEGGGWAGRFIWLLDVIGHHRYHYLNGGLHAWLAEPRPLSQDTPAPSGRPITLQYDESPSATREYIESRLGAPDMVIWDARSPEEYRGEKALAARAGHIPGAINFEWTAAMDATRGLRIREDIAERLEMLGITADKEIITHCQTHHRSGFTYLLAKALGYPRVKAYPGSWGEWGNLPDTPIQQ from the coding sequence GTGTCCGCCTTTTCAACCTTGCCCCTGGTAATCGAACCGGCCGATCTGGCCCTGCGCCTGGACGCTCCTGAACTGATTCTGGTCGATCTGACCAGCGCAGCTCGCTACGCTGAGGGGCATCTGCCCGGTGCACGATTCGTCGACCCCAAGCAGACCCAGCTGAGCCAGCCACCCGCACCGGGCCTTTTACCTGGCAAGCCACAACTGGAAGCACTGTTTAGTGCACTGGGGCATCGCCCAGACGCGGTTTACGTTGTCTATGATGATGAAGGTGGCGGCTGGGCCGGCCGATTCATCTGGCTGCTGGACGTCATCGGCCACCACCGATACCACTACCTTAACGGTGGTTTGCACGCCTGGCTGGCCGAACCACGGCCGCTGTCGCAGGACACGCCTGCCCCCTCTGGCAGGCCGATCACGCTGCAGTACGACGAGTCGCCCAGCGCGACCCGTGAGTACATTGAAAGCCGGCTCGGCGCACCTGACATGGTCATTTGGGACGCGCGCTCACCTGAGGAATACCGCGGTGAGAAAGCCCTCGCCGCGCGTGCCGGCCACATCCCTGGGGCGATCAACTTCGAGTGGACAGCGGCAATGGACGCAACGCGCGGCCTGCGCATTCGCGAAGACATCGCCGAACGACTGGAGATGCTCGGCATCACTGCCGACAAGGAAATCATCACTCATTGCCAGACGCATCATCGCTCCGGCTTCACCTACCTGCTGGCTAAAGCCCTGGGCTATCCGCGCGTCAAGGCATATCCCGGTTCTTGGGGCGAATGGGGCAACCTGCCCGATACGCCAATCCAGCAATGA
- the motB gene encoding flagellar motor protein MotB codes for MDNNQPIIVKRVKKVAAGHHGGAWKIAFADFAVAMMAFFLVMWLMSSATPEQKRAISGYFQDPIGFTESASPHVIDLGGTPTPSPDRTLNEEIDPAVQQSESKIDADQAETFAEQLERERLELLLQELQNKVDENPDLTRFKDQILFEITQDGLRIQIMDAANRPMFALGSSRLQPYFEDILLAMADTIRAVPNKISVSGHTDAKPYSGRGDYGNWELSSERANAARRTLVAGGYPDEQIARVVGYASSALFDRDEPLNPVNRRIDILVLTKKAQRDIEGAQSDAASASTPAEAAPQDGASTPALPDPLQSPQLRERLNIFEDGVLNFDEPGGN; via the coding sequence ATGGACAATAACCAACCCATCATCGTCAAGCGGGTCAAGAAGGTCGCTGCCGGCCACCATGGCGGTGCATGGAAAATTGCCTTTGCGGATTTCGCTGTGGCGATGATGGCGTTCTTCCTGGTGATGTGGCTGATGAGTTCGGCTACGCCCGAGCAGAAGCGGGCGATTTCCGGGTATTTTCAAGACCCCATCGGTTTTACCGAGAGCGCGAGCCCGCACGTCATCGATCTGGGTGGCACGCCGACTCCATCGCCCGACCGCACGCTTAACGAGGAGATCGATCCGGCCGTTCAGCAGAGCGAATCGAAGATTGACGCCGACCAGGCGGAAACCTTCGCTGAGCAGCTGGAGCGAGAGCGGCTGGAATTGTTATTGCAGGAGCTGCAAAACAAGGTCGATGAGAACCCGGATCTGACCCGTTTCAAAGATCAGATCCTGTTCGAGATCACCCAGGACGGCTTGCGCATCCAGATAATGGATGCGGCTAACCGGCCGATGTTCGCGTTGGGCAGTTCGCGGCTCCAGCCCTATTTCGAAGACATTCTGCTGGCCATGGCCGACACCATTCGCGCGGTGCCGAACAAGATCAGCGTCAGCGGTCACACCGATGCCAAGCCATACTCCGGTCGTGGCGATTATGGCAATTGGGAACTGTCGTCGGAACGCGCCAACGCGGCGCGGCGCACCCTGGTTGCTGGCGGCTATCCCGATGAACAGATTGCCCGTGTAGTGGGCTATGCCTCGTCCGCATTGTTCGACCGGGACGAACCCTTGAATCCGGTCAACCGACGCATCGATATCCTGGTCCTGACGAAAAAGGCCCAGCGTGATATCGAAGGGGCCCAGTCCGATGCGGCGAGCGCATCAACGCCTGCTGAGGCAGCACCTCAGGACGGTGCCTCAACGCCAGCGCTACCCGATCCGCTGCAGTCGCCGCAGCTGCGAGAGCGCCTGAACATCTTCGAGGATGGCGTGTTGAACTTTGACGAGCCCGGCGGCAACTGA
- a CDS encoding HDOD domain-containing protein, with the protein MNTTPLPRTLPAWIEALDAVVLPAFADPYARVQRALRDSSMSMRQIADLIQESPVLALNVIREANRDAASRNKPAESLEVALSRIGLKRAETLFSKVPAAQPQDIPAPLRQMVLISRHASQQANGLFASRLARLWQEIHWSSLLFLSPVWALVAAHPELLESWEQRVLVKREPARPVEQSLLGVSLLELCVATAEHWGLPGWVSQGYRLLSENRRMLIKALHIARDNEHPLHQQQMLDADPDLRRWLTLPSNTIVLANCLAMSAHHSWGGIHSLRWQRLAGLYLQIPLTELQHLVHQQAVTSAREIGPTDLWHPAQGLLWPWESVFQVERAAKRPDTDALAQWRTHCRELLSEPSPYDNVVQLTASACKALSCAGMQRVLLMLVDRKQQRLVSQQTSGLPRDAARLTIDPDQSQVLRRLLEKPVQLRLTPNNLAQFSALLPGALKSLFPSEHLLLRSVGSEGRVVMLLVADQNNTALSETSLQVFSKTVQCIERALATFSKRGR; encoded by the coding sequence ATGAACACGACACCTCTCCCCCGCACGCTTCCCGCCTGGATTGAGGCGCTGGACGCCGTAGTCCTGCCAGCGTTTGCCGACCCCTATGCACGCGTCCAGCGGGCGCTGCGTGATAGCAGCATGTCGATGCGTCAGATCGCCGATCTGATTCAGGAAAGCCCGGTCCTGGCGCTTAACGTGATTCGCGAAGCCAACCGCGACGCCGCATCGCGCAACAAACCGGCCGAGAGCCTGGAAGTTGCGCTCAGTCGCATCGGCTTGAAGCGTGCCGAAACGCTGTTCTCCAAGGTTCCCGCCGCCCAGCCCCAAGATATTCCGGCCCCGCTGCGGCAGATGGTGCTCATCAGCCGCCATGCCAGTCAGCAGGCCAACGGCTTGTTCGCGTCTCGCCTCGCGCGACTCTGGCAAGAGATCCACTGGAGCAGCCTGCTGTTTCTCTCACCCGTCTGGGCGCTTGTCGCAGCTCACCCTGAACTACTTGAAAGCTGGGAACAGCGGGTACTGGTTAAGCGTGAACCGGCGCGTCCGGTCGAGCAATCGCTGCTTGGCGTGTCACTGCTGGAGCTGTGCGTGGCAACGGCTGAACACTGGGGTTTGCCGGGCTGGGTCTCCCAGGGTTATCGGCTGCTCAGTGAAAACCGGCGCATGCTGATCAAGGCGCTGCACATCGCCCGTGACAACGAACATCCGCTGCATCAGCAACAGATGCTCGATGCCGATCCAGATCTCCGCCGCTGGCTCACACTACCAAGCAACACCATCGTGCTCGCCAATTGTTTGGCGATGTCAGCGCACCACAGCTGGGGCGGCATTCACAGCCTGCGTTGGCAGCGGCTCGCCGGACTCTATCTTCAGATTCCGCTGACCGAACTTCAGCACCTCGTGCATCAGCAAGCCGTGACCAGTGCACGGGAGATCGGGCCAACCGACCTCTGGCACCCCGCTCAAGGGTTGCTGTGGCCGTGGGAGAGTGTCTTTCAGGTCGAGCGGGCCGCGAAGCGCCCCGATACCGACGCGCTGGCGCAATGGCGCACCCATTGCCGTGAGCTGCTCAGCGAACCGAGCCCTTACGATAACGTCGTGCAGCTCACTGCGAGCGCATGCAAAGCCCTGTCATGCGCGGGCATGCAACGCGTCTTGCTGATGCTCGTCGACCGTAAGCAGCAGCGCCTCGTTAGCCAGCAGACCAGCGGACTGCCGCGCGACGCGGCCAGACTGACCATCGACCCGGATCAGAGCCAGGTGTTGCGCCGGCTGCTCGAAAAGCCTGTGCAGCTCAGACTGACACCAAACAATCTGGCGCAGTTCTCAGCGCTCCTACCGGGTGCTTTAAAGTCACTGTTCCCCAGTGAACATTTATTGCTGCGCTCCGTCGGCAGCGAGGGTCGGGTGGTCATGCTGCTGGTGGCCGATCAGAACAACACCGCGCTCAGCGAGACGAGCCTGCAGGTGTTCAGCAAGACAGTGCAATGCATCGAGCGCGCACTGGCGACGTTCAGCAAACGAGGGCGCTGA
- a CDS encoding class I SAM-dependent methyltransferase, with product MLTSPLARFPAVLALLSQLSSLLVSWLLLLVLARLLGWHVSLLSAAWLQGLLAALFGHLFGLSRWWLPINLGFVPGLVLLQDHALPPWLLLVGFIVLLLLNWNALTERVPLYLTGTAAEQRLIERLATLPAGFRFVDLGSGLGGTLLRLARAYPTAQFVGVETAPLTFALCWLRCLLQRNCRVRFRSFWREPLGNYEVVYCFLSPAPMSALWLKACEEMHPRALLISNSFEVPGVAAEEVLAIDDWRHSRLLLWRPGANVQPDGGPVSS from the coding sequence ATGCTGACCTCACCTCTTGCCCGATTTCCCGCCGTTCTGGCCTTGCTCAGCCAACTCTCGTCGCTACTCGTCAGCTGGCTGCTCCTACTGGTTCTGGCACGGCTGCTCGGCTGGCATGTGAGCCTGCTGAGCGCTGCCTGGTTGCAGGGGCTGCTCGCCGCACTTTTCGGTCATCTGTTCGGGTTGTCGCGCTGGTGGCTGCCGATCAACCTGGGTTTTGTACCGGGCCTGGTGCTGCTGCAGGATCACGCACTTCCGCCCTGGCTGCTATTGGTCGGCTTTATTGTTCTCTTGTTGCTGAACTGGAATGCACTCACGGAGCGGGTGCCGCTGTATCTGACCGGGACTGCGGCGGAGCAGCGTCTGATAGAGCGGCTGGCTACGTTGCCTGCTGGATTTCGCTTCGTCGATCTGGGCAGCGGGCTCGGTGGCACTCTGCTGCGGTTGGCGCGGGCGTATCCGACGGCACAGTTTGTCGGCGTCGAGACCGCGCCGCTGACGTTTGCGTTGTGCTGGTTGCGCTGCCTGCTTCAGCGCAACTGCCGGGTACGCTTTCGCAGCTTCTGGCGTGAGCCATTGGGCAATTACGAGGTGGTTTATTGCTTCCTTTCGCCAGCGCCCATGTCGGCCTTGTGGCTGAAGGCGTGCGAGGAGATGCATCCGCGCGCACTGCTGATCAGCAACAGCTTCGAAGTGCCTGGTGTCGCGGCAGAGGAAGTCCTGGCGATCGACGATTGGCGCCACTCGCGCCTGCTGTTATGGCGGCCCGGCGCCAATGTCCAACCTGACGGCGGTCCAGTGAGCAGCTAA
- a CDS encoding C13 family peptidase gives MRHLAPLLLACFLTACGDGESLLPADAVLPDGGRYRGEIVDGLLQGTGRIDYPNGSYYQGMFKDGQWHGDGVWQGANGDRYEGEFQRGLFDGQGRFSYATGGVYEGRFQRGSLSGEGRYTEQGLSYEGEFKNDLYHGTGTLQYPEGVIYEGTFVNGQPDGLGSRSDASGEFSGTFADGHLNGKGFYRGSDGEHYLGHFQDDLFHGQGRYEDAVGNVWKGSFKQGELSGQGEYAGIDGTHYKGDFRRGQYHGEGHLQQPDGSRFTGTFRAGRFHGSGTLMLADGTERSGTWRSGRLSHDATGKRLPDPLEVGLLRQGQLLSEALDAVPTSTPATELYSLTVAGDGQQSVFLREVEYVDALLAERFAAYGQISLVNHRDHLADRPLATRENLSRAIRTLSERSGDEDLIFIYLTSHGSADHQLALAQPRLELEDLPADELATLMEPLAERNKIIVISACYSGGFIEPLKSPNTLVIAAARADRVSFGCSEESDFTYFGRALFDEALQQTRDIVEAFTLAQARVAEREQADHYQASEPQIWAPEQVVEHWRALNEQQPSSTD, from the coding sequence ATGCGCCACCTCGCCCCACTTCTCTTGGCCTGTTTTCTGACTGCTTGCGGAGACGGAGAATCCTTGCTGCCCGCCGATGCGGTGCTGCCAGACGGCGGACGTTACCGCGGCGAGATCGTCGATGGCCTGTTGCAGGGTACGGGACGAATCGACTACCCCAATGGCAGCTACTACCAGGGCATGTTCAAGGATGGACAGTGGCACGGCGATGGCGTCTGGCAGGGTGCGAATGGCGATCGTTATGAAGGTGAATTCCAACGCGGGCTGTTCGATGGTCAAGGGCGTTTCAGCTACGCCACTGGCGGTGTCTACGAAGGTCGCTTTCAGCGTGGCAGCCTCAGCGGGGAAGGCCGCTACACCGAGCAGGGGCTGAGCTACGAAGGCGAATTCAAGAACGATCTCTATCACGGCACCGGCACACTGCAGTACCCGGAAGGCGTGATTTATGAGGGTACCTTCGTGAATGGCCAGCCCGACGGTTTGGGCAGCCGCAGCGATGCGAGTGGTGAATTCAGCGGCACCTTTGCAGACGGCCATCTGAACGGCAAAGGGTTTTATCGCGGCAGCGACGGTGAGCATTACCTGGGGCACTTCCAGGATGATCTCTTCCACGGCCAGGGCCGCTATGAAGATGCGGTCGGCAATGTCTGGAAAGGCAGTTTCAAACAAGGCGAGCTGAGCGGCCAGGGTGAATACGCCGGCATCGATGGAACACACTATAAAGGCGACTTTCGGCGCGGGCAGTACCACGGCGAGGGTCACCTGCAACAGCCGGACGGATCCCGTTTCACCGGAACATTCCGCGCAGGCCGGTTCCATGGTTCGGGGACGTTGATGCTTGCCGACGGCACAGAGCGCAGCGGCACCTGGCGTTCTGGTCGCCTCAGCCATGACGCCACAGGCAAGCGCTTGCCGGACCCGCTGGAGGTCGGCCTGCTGCGTCAGGGACAACTGCTCTCGGAAGCCCTTGATGCGGTACCGACATCCACCCCCGCGACGGAGCTCTACAGCCTGACCGTGGCGGGCGACGGCCAGCAGAGCGTTTTTCTGCGGGAAGTGGAGTACGTCGACGCATTGCTGGCGGAGCGTTTCGCCGCTTATGGTCAGATCAGCCTCGTCAATCACCGCGACCACCTCGCTGATCGACCGCTGGCTACTCGCGAGAACCTTTCCCGGGCCATCCGCACATTGTCCGAGCGCAGTGGTGATGAGGACCTGATCTTTATTTATCTGACCAGTCACGGCTCCGCCGATCATCAGTTGGCGCTCGCTCAGCCTCGGCTGGAACTGGAGGATCTGCCAGCCGACGAGCTTGCAACGCTCATGGAGCCACTCGCCGAACGCAACAAGATCATCGTGATCTCCGCTTGCTATTCCGGCGGGTTTATCGAACCCCTGAAAAGCCCGAATACGCTGGTGATTGCGGCCGCTCGCGCCGACCGCGTGTCCTTCGGCTGCTCGGAAGAAAGCGATTTCACCTATTTTGGCCGTGCCCTTTTCGACGAGGCGTTGCAGCAAACTCGGGATATTGTGGAGGCCTTCACGCTGGCGCAGGCGAGGGTTGCCGAACGTGAACAAGCCGACCACTATCAGGCATCGGAGCCACAGATCTGGGCGCCCGAGCAGGTTGTCGAACACTGGCGAGCGCTGAACGAACAACAGCCATCGTCAACCGACTGA
- the rsgA gene encoding small ribosomal subunit biogenesis GTPase RsgA produces the protein MAKRHLNRRQSWRIEKIQDERASRAARRESRAIEELEGGDLGPEQTGLVIAHFGVQVEVEAQEGEHRGQVFRCHLRANLPALVTGDQVVWRPGNQGIGVIVAQLARQTELCRPDTRGQLKPVAANVNLIVIVFAPLPEPHANLIDRYLIAAEHAGITPLLLLNKADLINAQNEGALNALLAVYRTLGYPLMEVSAHDGAGMETLKARLDGHVSVFVGQSGVGKSSLVNSLLPGVDTRVGALSEMTGKGTHTTTTARLFHFPGGGELIDSPGIREFGLGHVSRADVEAGFIEFQELLGHCRFRDCKHDREPGCALLKGLEQGQIQPQRMASYRHIISSLPEADY, from the coding sequence ATGGCCAAACGCCACCTCAACCGCCGGCAAAGCTGGCGCATCGAGAAGATCCAGGATGAGCGCGCTTCGCGCGCTGCACGACGCGAATCACGCGCCATCGAAGAGCTGGAAGGTGGCGATCTCGGCCCTGAACAGACCGGACTGGTGATCGCTCACTTCGGTGTGCAGGTTGAGGTCGAAGCCCAGGAAGGTGAGCATCGCGGCCAGGTCTTTCGCTGCCACTTGCGCGCGAACCTGCCAGCGCTGGTCACTGGCGACCAGGTCGTCTGGCGGCCTGGGAATCAGGGAATCGGGGTCATCGTCGCCCAGCTAGCGCGCCAGACCGAACTCTGCCGGCCCGATACGCGTGGCCAGCTGAAACCCGTTGCGGCCAACGTCAACCTGATCGTCATCGTGTTCGCGCCGCTACCTGAGCCTCATGCCAACCTCATCGACCGTTACTTGATCGCAGCCGAACATGCCGGCATTACACCGTTGCTGCTGCTGAACAAGGCGGATCTGATCAATGCACAGAACGAGGGTGCGCTCAACGCCCTGCTCGCGGTGTACCGCACGCTGGGGTACCCTCTGATGGAAGTCTCCGCGCATGACGGGGCCGGCATGGAGACCCTGAAAGCACGGCTGGACGGGCATGTCAGCGTGTTTGTCGGTCAGTCTGGTGTGGGTAAATCGTCGCTGGTGAACAGCCTGCTACCGGGGGTCGACACCCGGGTCGGCGCGCTGTCGGAAATGACCGGCAAAGGAACCCATACGACCACCACAGCACGACTGTTCCACTTCCCCGGTGGTGGCGAGCTCATCGACTCACCCGGCATTCGTGAATTCGGTCTTGGCCATGTCAGCCGCGCCGACGTGGAAGCTGGCTTCATCGAGTTTCAGGAGCTGTTGGGGCACTGTCGCTTCCGCGACTGCAAGCATGATCGCGAGCCGGGCTGCGCCCTGCTGAAGGGGCTTGAGCAGGGGCAGATCCAGCCGCAGCGGATGGCCAGTTACCGCCACATCATCAGCAGCTTGCCGGAAGCCGACTACTAG
- a CDS encoding oxidoreductase translates to MYLTPQRILLAGATGLTGEHLLDRLLNEPTVERVLAPSRKPLAEHPRLENPVGPLQTLLPQLSGDIDTAFCCLGSTIKEAGSQDAFRAIDHDLVIEFAKRARELGARHLLVISALGAGSDSSIFYCRVKGEMEEALRAQDWPQLTIARPSQLLGPRMEVRPVERLTAPLSYLLPGKYRGIPACTLARALWRLALEDGDGTRVVESDELRKLGR, encoded by the coding sequence ATGTATTTGACGCCACAGCGTATTTTGCTTGCCGGCGCCACCGGGCTGACCGGCGAGCATCTGCTCGACCGCCTGCTCAACGAACCCACAGTAGAACGTGTTCTGGCGCCGAGCCGTAAACCCCTAGCCGAGCATCCCCGTCTCGAGAACCCGGTCGGGCCGCTCCAGACGCTGCTACCGCAGCTCTCCGGTGATATCGACACCGCCTTCTGCTGCCTCGGCAGCACGATCAAGGAGGCCGGAAGCCAAGACGCTTTTCGTGCCATTGATCATGATCTGGTCATTGAGTTCGCCAAGCGCGCGCGCGAGCTGGGCGCGCGGCATCTTCTGGTCATCAGCGCGCTGGGCGCCGGTTCGGACAGCTCGATCTTCTACTGCCGGGTTAAGGGCGAAATGGAGGAAGCGCTACGCGCTCAGGACTGGCCACAACTGACCATCGCGCGCCCGTCTCAGCTACTGGGCCCACGCATGGAAGTGCGCCCTGTGGAGCGCCTGACCGCCCCGCTCTCCTACCTGCTACCCGGCAAATACCGTGGCATCCCGGCGTGCACACTCGCCCGCGCGCTGTGGCGACTGGCATTGGAAGACGGCGACGGCACGCGGGTGGTCGAATCCGACGAATTGAGAAAGCTGGGGCGTTAA